In Oscillatoria acuminata PCC 6304, a single window of DNA contains:
- a CDS encoding helicase-related protein, with protein sequence MIAEELGRLFEVGFNIGILAYLERHQIKHHFGDLYRQDLQGLKLPKMVKRMAEKHEAIAPQNREILEKWSRFFIQKGFLSGLNFFREYLNSQEDRLKRQLEIVYYQCSFAGDNSIGTSPKDSTEHFTQVLSQFETLDSRQIQRIIHQYSGQGKAGEFLQSDTLMFLRYGQEFRILCVDLSVFSVQSAEDIVPLDEVEVLRQMLRGELGYLRSKSVFSKLRLDTGSSPGLDLDLSKDLRQYLTAFKRRDKESTKLIQAGSYAHSFYGFLHEYHLLPESASLVFNVVGYSDRHIGTISLRPDNLQLLATCAEIYKKEPKQQEIKTARKNVLKQIQRSAAKSFIEGQLLVDKLSQPNLTGPGITEVIHHERIQGFFNSVGILPQELATPLGLPAGLTLRNGHAELIQKALTSEEIYLFLTGNPGIGKTTAIANFLQSHFDEGFLFLYVSPRKQVNLDIIDKFKSPSTGNLCDDRLWCLTSNSVMIQENGGFPTVRYHTNSRRDIFTAKAVNFIPADQELRSPRGQRRSSRLHQIASDKIGDRGTKTAGVLSSICSGIHAAVADQFSNQILATVSIQSLRVTTPGTTTLKHLNHIFKSAYNQRDNEVIPAKMRQISNRIKHLFIMIDEITGDDSGVHFLQGISKFLHDYELTNPEHGFNTKVIVADASIVDKDVITQHLSQPSPEPDKIYFRLAKQSPNPLTIETFQFQQLRACAINTNSYPASELNITYKIFIESVKFTSNLFQAEKRTLVEKMQTRLAEDIYQLLTPPDSSQILVYIQDKKRLQDLIETLRRRRGQFEPYRDYLEIHASLGEAEKLRIQTYKQDVKVVFMTSSASRGLSFPKAKHILVEIPRFQIEKNLMEVIQVIYRARGEYEENGVRQTLDTEEKSLIFYLGDRAVYYPSTDPEFPTLDDETERQLSMQESILNLLNILLILKLSMMTRIFGSGPLGRKDCLIIPIGGKSVSTAGMTLSGQITHLIRELKTEYRQKPSHRILLDIFTSLEGLLSHAEFILMDETGTEETMQKSYLSLREEFNTQFTQYCNRLDQLLDLGNIEPGHLVGSLLIVPIHQRLEESYEIRLEQQIRRYATDGLIKKMFAVSKSLEYPENLRSAIGGGAIELVELLRRKATRTQWFEQYSNNTDQYYLMPLFNFIAGEAIAEYFQEEPQEEEGQEFRTLLSRYLHSLYPAYNTLPIGRQYREFPFLLFRSYSLDQMRAKMFSDKYLLNSHELNVLNLILSRQ encoded by the coding sequence ATGATAGCAGAAGAATTAGGCCGATTGTTTGAAGTGGGGTTTAATATTGGCATTTTGGCCTATCTGGAACGCCATCAGATTAAACACCATTTTGGAGACTTGTATCGCCAGGATTTGCAGGGACTCAAGTTACCGAAGATGGTCAAGCGGATGGCGGAAAAACATGAGGCGATCGCACCTCAGAACCGCGAGATATTGGAAAAATGGAGTCGCTTTTTTATCCAAAAAGGGTTTCTCTCTGGGTTGAATTTCTTTCGGGAATATCTGAACTCCCAGGAAGATCGCCTCAAACGTCAACTCGAAATTGTCTACTATCAATGCAGTTTTGCCGGGGACAACAGCATTGGCACTTCCCCGAAAGATTCTACGGAACATTTCACCCAAGTGTTATCCCAGTTTGAGACCCTCGATTCCCGGCAAATTCAGCGGATTATTCATCAATATTCTGGACAGGGGAAAGCGGGAGAGTTTTTGCAGTCTGATACCTTGATGTTCTTGCGCTATGGTCAGGAGTTCCGGATTTTATGTGTGGATTTATCCGTGTTTTCCGTGCAATCTGCCGAGGATATTGTTCCCCTGGATGAGGTGGAAGTCTTGCGGCAAATGCTGAGGGGAGAGTTGGGGTACTTGCGGTCGAAAAGTGTTTTTTCTAAGTTGCGTCTGGATACCGGCAGCAGTCCCGGGTTAGACTTGGATTTATCGAAAGATTTACGGCAATATTTAACGGCATTTAAACGGCGGGATAAAGAAAGTACCAAATTAATTCAGGCCGGTTCTTACGCGCATAGTTTCTATGGATTTTTGCATGAGTATCACCTCTTGCCAGAATCTGCTTCCCTGGTTTTCAATGTGGTGGGATATAGCGATCGCCACATCGGAACCATCTCCCTTCGTCCCGACAATCTCCAGTTGTTGGCAACTTGTGCCGAAATTTATAAGAAGGAACCGAAACAGCAAGAAATTAAAACAGCGCGAAAAAATGTCCTCAAGCAAATTCAGCGAAGTGCTGCCAAAAGTTTTATCGAAGGTCAACTATTGGTGGACAAATTATCTCAACCCAACCTCACCGGACCGGGTATCACTGAAGTAATTCATCACGAACGGATTCAAGGGTTTTTTAACTCCGTGGGAATTCTCCCCCAGGAGTTGGCAACTCCCTTGGGTTTACCGGCGGGATTGACCCTGCGAAATGGACACGCGGAACTGATTCAAAAGGCGCTGACTTCTGAGGAGATTTATCTGTTTTTAACCGGAAATCCGGGAATTGGCAAAACTACCGCGATCGCCAATTTTTTGCAGTCCCATTTTGACGAGGGGTTCTTATTCCTCTATGTCAGTCCCCGGAAACAAGTCAATTTAGATATTATCGATAAGTTCAAATCGCCATCCACCGGAAACCTCTGTGACGATCGCCTCTGGTGTCTCACCAGTAACTCCGTCATGATCCAGGAAAACGGCGGATTTCCCACGGTTCGATATCACACCAACTCCCGGCGAGATATATTTACTGCCAAAGCGGTCAATTTTATTCCTGCGGATCAGGAATTGCGATCGCCAAGGGGTCAGCGTCGGTCCTCCCGATTACATCAAATCGCCTCGGACAAAATTGGCGATCGCGGGACAAAAACCGCCGGAGTGCTTTCCAGTATTTGTTCTGGCATTCATGCAGCAGTCGCCGATCAATTCTCCAATCAAATCCTCGCCACTGTCTCAATCCAATCCTTGCGCGTCACCACCCCCGGAACAACCACCCTGAAACATCTGAATCACATTTTTAAAAGTGCTTACAACCAACGAGATAATGAAGTCATCCCGGCCAAAATGCGCCAAATCTCGAACCGCATCAAACATCTATTTATTATGATTGATGAAATCACCGGAGATGATAGCGGCGTTCACTTCTTGCAAGGCATCAGTAAATTTTTGCACGACTATGAACTCACCAACCCCGAACATGGATTTAATACCAAGGTAATTGTAGCGGATGCGTCAATTGTAGACAAAGACGTGATTACCCAACACTTATCTCAACCCTCTCCCGAACCCGATAAAATCTATTTTCGCCTTGCCAAACAGTCCCCAAACCCTCTGACTATCGAGACTTTCCAGTTTCAGCAATTACGCGCTTGTGCCATTAATACCAACTCCTACCCCGCCAGTGAGTTGAACATTACTTATAAAATCTTTATCGAATCGGTCAAATTCACCTCCAATCTGTTTCAAGCAGAAAAGCGCACTTTAGTCGAGAAGATGCAAACTCGACTTGCAGAAGATATCTATCAGTTATTAACGCCACCGGATTCCAGTCAAATCCTGGTTTACATTCAGGATAAAAAACGGTTACAGGACCTCATAGAAACCCTTCGTCGTCGCCGAGGTCAATTTGAACCCTACAGGGATTATCTGGAAATTCATGCCAGTCTCGGCGAGGCGGAGAAACTGCGAATTCAGACCTATAAACAAGATGTCAAAGTCGTGTTTATGACCTCCTCCGCTAGTCGGGGATTATCCTTTCCTAAAGCAAAACATATTTTAGTCGAGATTCCCCGGTTTCAGATTGAGAAAAATCTCATGGAAGTGATTCAGGTGATTTATCGCGCCAGGGGAGAATATGAGGAAAATGGCGTCCGGCAAACCCTGGATACAGAAGAGAAATCCCTGATATTTTACTTAGGCGATCGCGCGGTGTACTATCCCTCCACCGACCCCGAATTTCCCACCCTGGATGACGAAACCGAACGGCAACTGTCGATGCAAGAAAGCATCTTGAATCTCTTAAATATCTTGCTGATTCTGAAACTTTCCATGATGACGCGGATTTTCGGTTCCGGACCCTTGGGGAGAAAAGATTGTCTAATTATTCCCATTGGCGGTAAATCCGTTTCCACCGCTGGAATGACCTTAAGTGGTCAAATTACCCACCTGATTCGAGAACTCAAAACTGAATATCGCCAGAAACCCAGTCATCGGATTTTACTGGATATTTTTACCAGTTTGGAAGGTCTTCTCAGTCATGCCGAATTTATCTTAATGGATGAAACGGGGACCGAGGAAACCATGCAAAAATCCTATCTTTCCTTACGGGAAGAATTCAATACCCAATTTACCCAATACTGTAACCGCCTCGACCAACTTTTAGACCTAGGCAATATTGAACCCGGTCATCTGGTGGGAAGTTTACTCATTGTTCCGATTCACCAAAGGTTAGAAGAAAGTTATGAAATTCGCTTAGAACAGCAGATTCGCCGCTATGCCACCGATGGGTTAATTAAAAAGATGTTTGCCGTGAGTAAGAGTCTGGAATATCCTGAAAATCTGCGATCGGCCATAGGTGGGGGTGCAATTGAGTTAGTGGAATTACTCCGCCGGAAAGCAACTCGCACTCAATGGTTTGAACAATATAGCAATAACACTGACCAGTATTATCTGATGCCATTGTTTAACTTCATTGCCGGAGAGGCGATCGCTGAGTATTTCCAAGAAGAACCCCAGGAAGAAGAAGGCCAAGAATTTAGAACCTTACTCTCGCGCTACCTCCACTCCCTCTATCCCGCCTACAACACCTTACCCATCGGTCGCCAATACCGAGAATTTCCTTTTTTACTGTTCCGAAGCTACAGTTTAGACCAAATGCGCGCTAAAATGTTTTCTGATAAGTATTTGTTAAATTCTCATGAATTAAACGTCCTCAATCTCATTTTATCACGACAATAG
- a CDS encoding TolC family protein produces MQNNQDTKHGEMATATHTKKQRPVWVTPTVSFMAAIFGTSLTLLAGSKFHEGGIAEELTPEAIPEGITVSELLVLPVASSEVPASLQGDVPAVVGDLLSPLTPAFPTPSPVSTPVKPAVSSSEVRKNAPQIDVPPPAEPVEPRAIERPEREAKAEVPQGDRLEQNEVISQSLPQLPIESNPPSGDRDLDPATLPLFENRPAELQQVPVTVPETRPAVQETPGDRIPEGIPLTLVEVVGLAVQNNREIKNAYLARIAERANLAVALDKFQPTFTPEISVGLNQNEVGSATRNAADITAGSRVRMRIPSGGEINAAWNMGGITQSSNQAEIIDENRVNQGLSLNVIQPLLRGFGRDVNTASIKIAQFNENLNLLRLNSTLINIITDAIFGYRELLQAQESVKIAENSLRIAQDIFEINRALVEAGRQPRINLVQNERNIASRQVQLLGAQNNFQQVRLSLLTILDVEDFPIIPGEEIVVEDSQLNEEELKQLALQNSASYLNAELAVEIAELNLMLAEDDNRWDMNLTASYGSNLQSRTDDTNDVRLGIGLSRDFGDRSFESRIEQERVNLLQSQNTRDDQRDNLLIQVGDQVRNARLLLEQVNLARQEREFAEQNLENERELLRLGRGEIRNVISAQEEVVSANNSELNAQIAYLNALTRLEQTVGITLETWQITVETPEE; encoded by the coding sequence ATGCAGAACAATCAAGATACAAAGCATGGAGAGATGGCGACTGCCACTCATACAAAGAAGCAGCGACCTGTTTGGGTCACACCGACGGTCAGTTTTATGGCGGCTATTTTTGGCACATCTTTGACCCTGTTGGCCGGGAGCAAGTTTCACGAAGGAGGGATTGCCGAGGAACTGACTCCAGAGGCCATTCCGGAAGGAATTACGGTGTCAGAGTTGCTAGTTCTCCCCGTTGCTTCTTCAGAAGTTCCGGCCTCACTCCAAGGGGATGTTCCCGCTGTAGTTGGGGATTTGTTGTCTCCCTTGACGCCAGCTTTTCCCACTCCCTCTCCAGTCTCTACACCTGTGAAACCGGCGGTATCATCTAGTGAGGTGAGAAAAAATGCACCGCAGATAGATGTGCCACCACCGGCAGAACCCGTTGAACCCAGAGCAATAGAACGGCCTGAGAGAGAAGCAAAAGCGGAAGTGCCTCAAGGCGATCGCCTGGAGCAAAATGAAGTGATATCTCAGAGTCTTCCTCAGTTACCCATCGAGTCGAATCCCCCCAGTGGCGATCGCGATTTAGACCCAGCTACACTGCCTTTATTTGAGAATCGGCCTGCGGAATTGCAGCAAGTGCCGGTGACAGTTCCTGAGACTCGTCCTGCGGTTCAAGAGACTCCTGGCGATCGCATCCCCGAGGGAATTCCCCTAACCCTGGTTGAGGTAGTGGGTTTAGCGGTGCAAAATAACCGAGAGATTAAAAATGCCTATCTTGCTCGCATCGCAGAACGAGCCAATTTAGCCGTTGCTTTAGATAAATTTCAGCCGACTTTTACCCCAGAAATCTCGGTTGGCCTCAATCAAAACGAGGTGGGAAGTGCAACCCGCAACGCTGCTGATATTACCGCCGGTTCAAGGGTCAGGATGCGAATCCCCAGCGGGGGAGAAATTAATGCGGCCTGGAACATGGGAGGCATTACTCAAAGTAGTAATCAAGCGGAAATTATCGATGAAAATCGAGTAAATCAAGGGCTTTCCTTGAATGTTATTCAACCTTTATTACGGGGTTTTGGCCGGGATGTCAATACCGCTTCAATTAAAATTGCCCAATTTAACGAAAATCTCAATTTATTGAGATTAAATTCGACTTTAATCAATATCATAACCGATGCAATTTTTGGATATCGGGAACTGTTACAAGCACAGGAGTCGGTAAAAATTGCCGAGAATTCCCTAAGAATTGCTCAGGATATTTTTGAGATTAACCGAGCCTTGGTGGAAGCAGGAAGACAACCTCGAATTAATTTAGTCCAAAATGAAAGAAATATTGCCAGCCGACAAGTGCAGCTATTAGGGGCTCAAAATAACTTTCAGCAGGTGCGATTGAGCTTGCTGACGATTTTGGATGTTGAAGATTTTCCGATTATCCCCGGGGAAGAAATTGTGGTAGAGGATAGTCAGTTAAACGAAGAAGAACTAAAGCAATTGGCATTGCAAAATAGTGCCAGTTATCTCAATGCAGAACTGGCGGTAGAGATTGCTGAGTTAAATTTAATGTTGGCGGAAGATGACAATCGATGGGATATGAATTTGACGGCGAGTTATGGGAGTAATTTACAATCGAGAACCGATGACACGAATGATGTTAGACTGGGGATTGGTTTGAGTCGAGATTTTGGCGATCGCAGCTTTGAGAGTCGGATAGAACAAGAACGAGTGAATCTGTTGCAATCTCAAAATACCCGAGATGATCAACGAGATAACCTGTTAATTCAAGTTGGCGACCAGGTGCGAAATGCCAGATTACTTTTAGAACAAGTCAATTTAGCACGGCAAGAGAGAGAATTTGCAGAACAAAACTTAGAAAATGAACGAGAATTACTCCGCTTAGGTCGGGGTGAGATTCGCAATGTCATCAGTGCTCAAGAAGAAGTCGTTAGTGCCAATAATAGTGAATTGAACGCACAAATTGCCTATCTCAATGCTTTGACTCGCTTGGAACAAACGGTTGGGATTACCTTGGAAACCTGGCAAATTACGGTAGAAACGCCGGAAGAGTGA
- a CDS encoding ABC transporter permease, with protein MSLSTFNLIRISCDSLRGNRLRSALTTLGVFMGVTAVSATMQVKTISTSVISAEMEKREAPQVWTYLFSQDGRQLRADDVDYLKSRLTGVQEIGTRSWTTQDPTVIFDQKEAVVSINAVSQEYLEVSGRSLLQGRFFSLADFIHYRSVVVIDRLLAENLFEENNPIGEKVYWNGRLYIVVGIVDTKMRSQHDEPSGEMLIPLSLYSALTGRSNVGLILIRPERVTEMERLKEQVKTLLQQRYPDGDILVRANMEDILEQKKTLDMVSRALLAVGAIALLVGGVGIANITIAAVMERTPEIGLRRAIGATEGDIMFQFILEAAILSLLGGVLAISTVHGLTILVADRFELPYEFERKTAGLALGSALLVGVGAGFLPAMQASKLDPVQALRSR; from the coding sequence ATGAGTTTAAGTACATTCAATCTAATCAGAATTAGTTGTGATTCTCTGCGGGGAAATCGCTTGCGATCGGCCTTAACGACCTTGGGAGTATTTATGGGAGTAACGGCAGTGAGTGCGACAATGCAAGTGAAGACAATTAGCACCTCGGTGATTTCTGCGGAAATGGAAAAGCGCGAAGCACCACAAGTCTGGACATATTTATTCTCTCAAGATGGCAGGCAATTGCGCGCAGACGATGTGGATTATTTAAAGAGTCGCTTAACGGGGGTACAAGAGATCGGAACAAGATCCTGGACAACTCAAGATCCGACGGTAATTTTTGACCAAAAAGAAGCGGTTGTGAGTATTAATGCTGTGTCTCAGGAATACTTAGAAGTTTCCGGTCGTTCCCTCTTACAAGGACGATTTTTCAGTTTGGCTGATTTTATCCATTATCGGTCGGTCGTTGTGATTGATCGTCTTCTGGCAGAAAACCTATTTGAGGAGAACAATCCGATTGGGGAAAAGGTTTATTGGAATGGTCGTCTATATATTGTAGTGGGTATAGTAGATACAAAAATGCGGAGTCAACATGATGAACCAAGTGGGGAAATGTTGATTCCACTATCTTTATATTCGGCTCTCACAGGTCGATCTAACGTGGGATTAATTCTTATCCGACCGGAACGGGTTACAGAAATGGAACGGTTGAAAGAACAGGTAAAAACCCTGTTACAGCAGCGATACCCTGATGGTGATATTTTGGTAAGGGCTAATATGGAGGATATTCTAGAGCAGAAAAAAACCCTGGATATGGTTTCCCGAGCATTGTTGGCCGTGGGAGCAATTGCGTTGTTGGTGGGGGGAGTGGGGATTGCCAATATTACGATCGCAGCGGTGATGGAACGGACGCCGGAAATTGGCCTGCGTCGGGCGATCGGTGCGACAGAAGGGGATATTATGTTCCAGTTTATTTTAGAAGCAGCAATTTTGAGTTTGTTGGGGGGGGTGTTGGCGATTTCAACGGTACATGGATTAACGATATTGGTGGCCGATCGCTTTGAGTTACCTTATGAGTTTGAGCGGAAAACTGCTGGATTGGCGCTGGGTTCGGCGCTGTTGGTGGGGGTGGGTGCGGGGTTTTTGCCAGCGATGCAAGCGAGCAAGTTAGACCCGGTACAAGCATTGCGATCGCGATAA
- a CDS encoding ABC transporter permease has translation MSLSIFDLIQISCDSLQGNRLRSALTTLGVFMGVTAVSATLQVRNISTAVISEEIQKREAPQVQAMMWSRDGRGLRVEDADYLKSRLTGVQAIGTMMWVDQNATVIFEEKEALAEINAVSEEHLQISGRSLLQGRFFSPADFSNYRPVAVIDRFLAEELFGVDNPIGQRIYWNGRLYIVVGTVDTKLRYQEDEPSGEMLMPMPLYAALTGWHNVGMISIRPERIADMDRLKEQLEKLLLQRYPGGNVYAENNITDILEQQKTLDMVSRALLAVGAISLLVGGVGIANITIAAVMERTPEIGLRRAVGATEGDIMFQFILEAVILSLLGGVLAISTVHGLTILVADRFELPYEFERKTAGLALGSALLVGVGAGFLPAMQASKLDPVQALRSR, from the coding sequence ATGAGTTTAAGTATATTCGATCTAATCCAGATCAGTTGTGATTCCCTCCAGGGAAATCGCTTGCGATCGGCCTTGACAACTTTGGGGGTGTTTATGGGAGTAACGGCAGTGAGCGCGACTCTGCAAGTGAGAAACATTAGCACGGCGGTGATTTCTGAGGAAATCCAAAAGCGGGAAGCACCGCAAGTTCAGGCGATGATGTGGTCTCGTGATGGCAGAGGACTGCGGGTAGAGGATGCGGACTATTTAAAAAGTCGCTTGACTGGGGTCCAGGCGATCGGCACAATGATGTGGGTGGATCAGAACGCGACGGTGATTTTTGAGGAAAAAGAAGCGTTAGCAGAGATTAATGCAGTGTCTGAAGAACACTTACAAATTTCCGGTCGTTCCCTCTTGCAAGGTCGATTTTTCAGTCCGGCTGATTTTAGCAACTATCGACCTGTTGCGGTTATTGATCGCTTTCTGGCGGAAGAATTATTTGGGGTGGATAATCCCATTGGTCAACGAATTTATTGGAATGGTCGATTATATATTGTTGTGGGTACGGTGGATACGAAGTTGCGATATCAAGAGGATGAACCGAGTGGGGAAATGTTGATGCCGATGCCTTTATATGCGGCTCTCACGGGTTGGCACAATGTGGGAATGATTTCTATCCGACCGGAGCGGATTGCAGATATGGATCGGTTGAAAGAACAGTTGGAAAAACTGTTGCTCCAGCGCTATCCCGGAGGAAATGTTTATGCGGAGAATAATATCACAGATATTTTGGAACAGCAAAAGACCCTGGATATGGTCTCACGAGCGTTATTAGCGGTGGGAGCAATTTCCTTGTTGGTGGGGGGAGTGGGAATTGCTAATATTACGATCGCAGCGGTGATGGAACGGACACCGGAAATAGGTTTGCGTCGCGCAGTCGGTGCGACGGAAGGTGATATTATGTTCCAGTTTATTTTAGAAGCAGTAATTTTGAGTTTGTTGGGGGGTGTGTTGGCGATTTCAACCGTACATGGATTAACGATATTGGTGGCCGATCGCTTTGAGTTGCCTTATGAGTTTGAGCGGAAAACTGCCGGATTGGCACTCGGTTCGGCGTTGTTGGTGGGGGTGGGTGCTGGTTTTTTGCCAGCGATGCAAGCAAGCAAGTTGGACCCAGTACAAGCCTTGCGATCGCGCTAG
- a CDS encoding HlyD family efflux transporter periplasmic adaptor subunit, with translation MGRLFSPNQWSQQVLIVGETVKYKDKRRVSWPIAAGILAVATLGGWVVYGRVLNLSGGAVEVSTIAVELGTIEISVNNSGVVEFGGQQTLKSPTDGTVDRVLVRVGDRVPSGRELITLRNNIDEQTNFVIKPLEIRESQLALANRERNVLEAQDDLTIAQTELQRLLQENISRESGLATEELTRREKLLNLETQRQKLGEAQQKLREAQQELTRLSAAGSQKFQTRLAELNLDIERENLTLQSNRLRVIDAQEKLAAEQQKLREDQDLAQRGFIAEQEVQTQESAVRSAEFSLHEAKVAVTQTLLDLEKSQLQRGTIEEELADELETAQTEVETAQDNVRTVEAEIRSAMFELERLEINLDKLRREPNREVEEARKAVRTAEAQLREVRSQFNQERLQLEREEITIQNTQAQLEQNIVATPIDATILQVLVKNGDGIGRADDLLTLGDPSQEFVNLQLSTLDASQVKVQQEARVTVIGPNAQIYDGVVHQLSPLAITGDGSSNPSSGQALVPATIKLETPTGSLIPGAQVSVEIIVQQLKDVVVLPIELIQRDAPQPYIWTVDAQSRVQKQSIELGLEGVTEVEIKSGVEVGDQVVLPPSDVSLEPGMEVAIATEEEPSGEEEEGSER, from the coding sequence ATGGGGAGATTGTTCAGTCCAAATCAGTGGAGCCAGCAAGTATTAATCGTGGGGGAAACAGTAAAATACAAGGATAAACGGCGCGTTTCTTGGCCGATCGCCGCTGGTATTTTGGCCGTCGCAACCCTCGGCGGATGGGTTGTTTATGGTCGGGTCCTGAATCTATCCGGTGGTGCAGTGGAGGTGAGTACAATTGCGGTGGAACTGGGCACTATTGAAATTTCGGTTAACAATAGTGGCGTTGTTGAATTTGGCGGTCAACAAACTCTCAAATCTCCCACCGATGGCACGGTGGATCGGGTTTTGGTACGGGTTGGCGATCGCGTTCCATCCGGTAGGGAATTAATTACCCTCCGAAACAACATTGACGAACAAACGAATTTTGTAATTAAACCGTTAGAAATTCGAGAAAGCCAGCTTGCTTTAGCCAATAGGGAACGAAACGTTTTGGAGGCGCAGGACGATTTGACCATTGCTCAAACCGAACTACAGCGACTTCTTCAGGAGAATATTTCCCGAGAAAGTGGACTGGCGACGGAGGAATTAACCCGTCGAGAAAAATTACTCAATCTGGAAACTCAGCGCCAAAAATTGGGGGAAGCTCAACAAAAATTAAGGGAAGCTCAACAAGAGTTGACTCGTTTAAGTGCGGCTGGATCTCAAAAATTCCAAACCCGATTGGCTGAGTTAAACCTGGATATTGAGAGAGAGAACCTTACCCTGCAAAGCAACCGCCTCAGAGTGATTGACGCACAGGAAAAACTCGCTGCCGAACAACAGAAACTACGAGAGGACCAAGACCTAGCACAACGAGGATTTATTGCAGAACAAGAGGTTCAAACTCAAGAAAGTGCAGTTCGGAGCGCTGAATTTTCACTCCATGAAGCGAAGGTGGCGGTGACTCAAACCCTTCTGGATTTAGAGAAAAGTCAACTCCAACGGGGAACCATTGAGGAGGAATTAGCAGATGAGCTAGAGACTGCACAAACGGAGGTGGAAACAGCACAGGACAATGTGAGGACTGTAGAGGCCGAGATCCGCAGTGCGATGTTTGAGTTGGAACGGCTTGAAATCAATTTAGATAAACTCCGTCGGGAACCGAATAGGGAGGTGGAGGAGGCACGGAAGGCGGTAAGAACGGCAGAAGCTCAACTCCGGGAAGTGCGATCGCAATTTAACCAAGAACGGCTGCAACTAGAGCGAGAAGAAATTACTATCCAAAATACCCAGGCGCAGTTAGAACAAAATATCGTAGCTACTCCGATTGATGCGACGATTTTACAGGTGCTGGTCAAAAATGGAGATGGTATTGGACGTGCGGATGATTTGCTCACATTAGGAGACCCTTCTCAAGAGTTTGTGAATCTTCAGCTTTCCACCTTGGATGCTTCCCAGGTCAAAGTCCAGCAAGAAGCGCGGGTGACGGTGATTGGACCCAATGCTCAGATCTATGACGGGGTGGTCCATCAGCTTTCTCCCTTGGCGATTACGGGGGACGGTAGTTCAAATCCCAGTTCAGGACAAGCCTTGGTGCCTGCTACCATCAAGCTGGAGACTCCGACGGGGAGTTTGATTCCCGGTGCACAAGTGAGTGTAGAAATTATTGTCCAGCAGCTTAAAGATGTGGTGGTGTTACCGATTGAACTGATTCAACGGGATGCTCCTCAACCTTATATTTGGACGGTGGATGCTCAGAGTCGGGTGCAGAAACAATCCATTGAGTTGGGATTGGAAGGGGTGACGGAGGTGGAGATTAAATCCGGAGTGGAAGTGGGGGATCAGGTAGTGTTGCCGCCATCGGATGTATCGTTAGAACCGGGGATGGAGGTGGCGATCGCCACAGAGGAGGAACCGTCGGGGGAGGAGGAAGAGGGTTCCGAGAGATGA
- a CDS encoding chorismate lyase yields the protein MTATSRPTNSVTPPTTWHCLDPIWEGGEEWVQQGLPHHQLAPAWQILLLGDGSPTRHLKLLTGEPTEVDVIDMSAIAMEPDGAPDPIQWVPGPRLRRQVWLRTASGQRLAYAASWWEASHVDEYLQNRSIPIWESLSRLHTELYRDVQGIHYGHSPALETAFGQKGPFWGRHYLFWHHKKPLTLIYEVFSPYLTQYLGPTKLSR from the coding sequence TTGACTGCAACTTCCAGGCCCACAAACAGCGTGACCCCGCCAACGACATGGCACTGCCTCGACCCCATCTGGGAAGGGGGAGAAGAGTGGGTACAGCAGGGATTACCCCACCACCAACTCGCACCGGCATGGCAGATTTTGCTCCTCGGAGACGGTTCGCCAACGCGCCACCTGAAACTACTCACCGGGGAACCCACGGAAGTAGACGTGATTGATATGTCGGCGATCGCAATGGAACCCGACGGCGCACCAGACCCCATCCAATGGGTCCCCGGACCCCGACTGCGGCGACAAGTCTGGCTACGCACCGCCTCGGGACAACGCCTCGCCTACGCCGCCTCCTGGTGGGAAGCCAGTCACGTCGATGAATACCTGCAAAACCGCTCAATCCCAATCTGGGAGAGCCTCTCGCGCCTGCATACGGAACTCTATCGCGATGTCCAAGGCATCCACTACGGACATTCCCCCGCCTTAGAAACCGCCTTCGGACAAAAAGGCCCTTTTTGGGGAAGACATTATCTATTTTGGCATCATAAGAAACCTTTAACGTTAATTTATGAGGTCTTTTCTCCCTATTTAACCCAATATTTAGGGCCAACAAAATTGTCAAGGTAA
- a CDS encoding UPF0175 family protein: MSVIIPDDILTAAKMSEAELKLEIAILLYQQKRISGGKARHLAGLNILDFQRELSKRGICVNYDVEDFQEDLKHLRELGQL; encoded by the coding sequence ATGAGTGTGATTATTCCCGATGATATCCTGACGGCTGCTAAGATGTCTGAAGCTGAACTCAAACTGGAAATTGCGATTCTGCTTTACCAGCAAAAGAGAATCAGCGGTGGAAAAGCGCGACATCTAGCTGGACTGAATATTCTGGACTTTCAGCGAGAATTATCAAAGCGGGGAATTTGCGTGAATTATGATGTAGAAGATTTTCAAGAAGACTTGAAACATTTACGAGAATTGGGCCAATTATGA